Proteins from a single region of Symphalangus syndactylus isolate Jambi chromosome 12, NHGRI_mSymSyn1-v2.1_pri, whole genome shotgun sequence:
- the KPRP gene encoding keratinocyte proline-rich protein, translating into MCDQQQIQCCLPLQQCCVKGPSFCSSHSPFAQSQVVVQAPCEMQIVECPASCPVQVCQVTDQAPCQSQTTQVKCQSETKQVKGQAPCQSKTTLVKGQAASQSQTSSVQSQAPCQSEVSYVQCEASQPVQTCFVECAPVCYTETCYVECPVQNYVPCPAPQPVQIYGGRPAVFQTQGRFSTQCQYQGSYSNRGPQFQSRATYNNYTPQFQSRPSYSSCLPQYRSRASFSPCVPQCQTQGSYGSFTEQHRSRSTSRCLPPPRRLQLFPRSCSPPRRFEPCSSSYLPLRPSEGIPNYCTPPRRSEPIYNSRCPRRPISSCSQRRGPKCRIEISSPCCPRQVPPQRCPVEIPPIRRRSQSCGPQPSWGASCPELRPHVEPRPLPSFCPPRRLDQCPESPLQRCPPPAPRPRLRPEPCISLEPRPRPLPRQLSEPCLYPEPLPAPRPTPRPVPLPRPAQCEIPEPRPRLKPCEHPEPRPRPESIPLPAPCPSPKPCREPWRSPSPCWGPNPVPYPGDLGCHESSPHRLDTEAPYCGPSSYNQGQESGTGCGPGDVFPERRGQDGHGDQGNAFAGVKGEAKSAYF; encoded by the exons ATGTGTGACCAGCAGCAGATCCAGTGCTGCCTGCCGCTCCAACAGTGCTGCGTCAAGGGTCCCTCCTTCTGCTCCTCTCACTCCCCCTTTGCCCAGAGCCAAGTGGTGGTTCAAGCCCCTTGTGAGATGCAAATTGTGGAGTGCCCTGCATCATGCCCAGTTCAAGTTTGCCAGGTGACAGACCAGGCTCCATGCCAGTCTCAGACCACACAAGTGAAGTGCCAGTCTGAGACCAAGCAGGTGAAGGGCCAG GCTCCATGTCAGTCTAAGACCACCCTGGTGAAGGGCCAGGCTGCATCCCAATCTCAAACTTCCTCTGTTCAAAGCCAGGCTCCATGCCAATCTGAGGTGTCCTACGTGCAGTGCGAAGCCTCACAACCTGTTCAGACTTGCTTCGTAGAATGTGCTCCAGtttgttatacagaaacttgTTATGTAGAATGCCCAGTCCAGAACTATGTACCCTGTCCAGCTCCTCAGCCTGTCCAGATATATGGAGGGCGTCCTGCAGTGTTCCAGACTCAGGGAAGATTCTCCACCCAGTGCCAGTATCAAGGCTCCTACAGCAATCGTGGCCCCCAGTTTCAGTCAAGGGCTACTTACAACAACTACACCCCCCAGTTCCAGTCGAGGCCTTCCTACAGCAGCTGTCTCCCTCAGTATCGGTCCCGGGCTTCATTTAGCCCCTGTGTACCCCAGTGCCAGACCCAGGGCTCCTATGGGAGCTTCACTGAACAGCACCGCTCTCGGAGCACCAGCAGATGCCTTCCTCCTCCTCGGCGGCTGCAGCTTTTCCCCCGCAGCTGTTCCCCACCAAGACGTTTTGAGCCCTGCTCCAGCAGCTACCTGCCACTAAGACCCTCTGAAGGTATCCCTAACTATTGCACCCCACCCCGCCGCTCCGAACCCATATATAACAGTCGCTGTCCTCGCCGCCCCATTTCAAGCTGCTCTCAGAGACGTGGCCCCAAGTGCCGAATCGAGATTTCCTCCCCGTGCTGCCCCAGGCAGGTTCCCCCACAGAGGTGTCCTGTTGAGATTCCTCCCATCAGACGCCGCTCCCAGAGCTGTGGCCCGCAGCCCTCCTGGGGTGCCTCCTGCCCTGAGCTGAGGCCACACGTAGAGCCACGTCCGCTCCCAAGCTTCTGTCCACCACGGCGTCTTGACCAGTGTCCAGAGTCACCACTGCAGCGATGTCCACCTCCTGCTCCACGTCCACGTCTGCGCCCAGAACCATGCATAAGTCTAGAACCACGCCCGCGTCCTCTACCACGACAACTTTCAGAACCTTGTTTGTATCCAGAACCACTTCCAGCACCACGTCCAACACCGCGGCCAGTTCCCCTTCCTCGCCCAGCGCAGTGTGAGATTCCAGAGCCACGTCCACGCCTGAAGCCCTGTGAGCACCCAGAGCCTCGTCCACGACCAGAGTCAATTCCCCTGCCAGCGCCCTGCCCAAGCCCGAAGCCCTGCAGGGAGCCTTGGCGCAGCCCCAGCCCATGCTGGGGCCCAAATCCAGTTCCATATCCAGGAGACCTAGGCTGTCATGAGTCTAGTCCACACCGCCTAGACACCGAAGCTCCCTACTGTGGCCCATCCAGTTATAACCAGGGGCAAGAGAGTGGTACTGGCTGTGGGCCTGGTGATGTGTTTCCAGAGCGGAGGGGTCAGGATGGCCATGGAGACCAAGGCAATGCCTTTGCTGGAGTGAAAGGGGAAGCAAAGAgtgcttatttttaa
- the LOC134734702 gene encoding late cornified envelope protein 1F has protein sequence MSCQQSQQQCQPPPKCTPKCPPKCPTPKCPPKCPPKCPPVSSCCSVSSGGCCGSSSGGCCSSGGGGCCSSGGGDCCLSHHRRRRSHRHRPQSSDCCSQPSAGSSCCGGGSGQHSGGCC, from the coding sequence ATGTCCTGCCAGCAGAGCCAGCAGCAGTGCCAGCCCCCTCCCAAGTGCACCCCCAAGTGCCCTCCCAAGTGCCCCACCCCAAAGTGCCCCCCAAAGTGTCCCCCTAAGTGCCCCCCAGTCTCTTCCTGCTGCAGTGTCAGCTCCGGAGGCTGCTGTGGCTCCAGCTCTGGAGGCTGCTGCAGCTCTGGGGGTGGTGGCTGCTGCAGCTCTGGGGGAGGTGATTGTTGCCTGAGCCACCACAGGCGCCGCAGGTCCCACCGTCACAGACCCCAGAGCTCTGACTGCTGCAGCCAGCCCTCAGCGGGCTCCAGCTGCTGTGGAGGAGGCAGTGGCCAGCACTCTGGAGGCTGCTGCTGA